TTTAGGGATAAATAAAGACCATAAAGAACCGATTCCGTTATCTCAAGAAGAGGTAGACCGGCTCTTAGGTATCACAGATCCCAATAGGGATTTGAAGGTATATTCCTATATGCCGGGAGATATGGTTAAAGTTAGTTCCGGTCCTTTTACGGATTTTGAAGGAATTGTCCAGAAAACCACGGAAAATGGGACTAAATTGATTATTGAAGTAACAGTTTTTGGTCGTAGAACACCGGTTGAATTAAATGCCAACCAGGTGGAATTAATTAAGAAATAATGAATAAGATGTTGAGGTTATAGAATGCCAAAACCAAAAGATACAACAGCAATATTAAAGTTACAGCTACCGGCTGGAAAAGCTACTCCGGCACCTCCTGTAGGTCCTGCTTTGGGACAAGTAGGTGTAAATATTCCGGAATTTTGTCGTCAATTTAATGAAAGAACGGCTGATCAACCTGGAATGGTGTTTCCGGTAATTATCTATGTAGCAAAAAATAAATCGTTTACTTTTGAGATAAAGACCCCTCCAGCTGCGATTTTGATTAAGAAAGAAGCTGGCCTTGCTACCGGTAGTGCAACCCCCAATAAGGTTAAAGTGGGTAAACTTAATAGTGAGCAGCTTAGAAATATTGCTCAAATGAAAATTCAAGATATGAATTGTTATTCCCTTGAATCTGCTATGAGTATGATCGCTGGAACTGCACGAAGTATGGGTGTCACGATTGAGGACTGATACTTCGGTGACAGGAGATAGTATTCA
Above is a window of Candidatus Cloacimonas sp. DNA encoding:
- the rplK gene encoding 50S ribosomal protein L11; protein product: MPKPKDTTAILKLQLPAGKATPAPPVGPALGQVGVNIPEFCRQFNERTADQPGMVFPVIIYVAKNKSFTFEIKTPPAAILIKKEAGLATGSATPNKVKVGKLNSEQLRNIAQMKIQDMNCYSLESAMSMIAGTARSMGVTIED
- the nusG gene encoding transcription termination/antitermination protein NusG, coding for MQWYVIHTYSGHENKVKTTIEKGLAGTPLENQVGRLLVPVRKTFVIREGKKVERDKKLFTSYVIMEAEMTPELKTYILQIAGVTSFLGINKDHKEPIPLSQEEVDRLLGITDPNRDLKVYSYMPGDMVKVSSGPFTDFEGIVQKTTENGTKLIIEVTVFGRRTPVELNANQVELIKK